The Miscanthus floridulus cultivar M001 chromosome 17, ASM1932011v1, whole genome shotgun sequence genome has a window encoding:
- the LOC136515552 gene encoding uncharacterized protein yields MHPRANGQAKHANNMILDVLKKRLYKNEQKHPGSEAILLANIAFQALRVENYNEEYFNQARLIELDNLEEERLVSCVWTVKYLDSMRRYYNRNVNDRFFMVGDLVLRKKQKTNRMHKLSSP; encoded by the exons ATGCACCCTAGGGCAAATGGCCAAGCTAAGCACGCCAACAACATGATTCTCGACGTGTTGAAGAAGAGGCTCTACAAGAACGAGCAGAAGCACCCCG GCTCTGAGGCCATTTTACTAGCCAACATCGCTTTCCAAGCACTCAGAGTGGAGAACTACAATGAAGAATACTTCAACCAAGCCCGGCTCATTGAGTTGGACAACCTAGAGGAGGAGCGCCTGGTTTCATGTGTTTGGACAGTGAAGTACCTTGACAGcatgcgaagatactacaaccgcaacgtcaATGATCGATTCTTCatggtcggagacctagtactccGCAAGAAGCAGAAGACCAATAGGATGCACAAGCTATCTTCACCCTAG